Proteins found in one bacterium genomic segment:
- a CDS encoding glycosyltransferase family 39 protein: protein MTDRAERNIIYALSAITLLSAFGTRFAFWGDEAGTVEIITEKWSGFLGWFVSGEPHPPLYFALLKLWGGIFGFSEFSLRAPSILFFPIVVILTWKLAGQLGLGRVGRIISSLIVALHPSMWIFARMARYYLFTEALFLASTIFLLRAIDRDGKLWIIYGVFIALALWSNFTVYLLIPIHLSIIFLKNKTRIKNWIIVTVGAIALSLPSIYFFARSAISYAEDSVPSLKSVVIGVGFTIYDFLIGEVRYPWQILTALALLSAIFLFAIALKRKTALTILVAGAPLLLGALVLAVLFQKLPFTYYPARVLFLLPCVAIAMGIGAESLKPRAAFITILLLFSGYIWGIFGVLSGKDYINTVYVLPWRDVTSRLKEREVESAISRDWGAVHYLRQEMTGILLRDGLDTELPDGKAAHVWRSGAFKLLELDSMVQERLLSERGAPIDSFSIVPENEKIKYLKKIILGLDSPDNIISVYIFDEKENPCASHIPGK from the coding sequence TTGACCGATCGAGCCGAAAGGAATATTATTTACGCCCTTTCGGCGATTACACTTTTATCCGCTTTTGGGACGCGATTCGCATTTTGGGGTGATGAGGCGGGGACTGTTGAAATAATCACCGAAAAATGGAGCGGCTTTTTGGGATGGTTTGTCTCCGGCGAGCCACACCCACCGCTGTATTTTGCGCTCTTGAAGCTATGGGGCGGAATATTTGGTTTTTCTGAATTTAGCTTGAGAGCTCCATCCATTCTGTTTTTTCCTATTGTAGTTATTTTAACCTGGAAACTTGCAGGCCAGCTTGGACTCGGCCGTGTAGGTAGAATCATTTCATCTCTGATAGTGGCCCTACATCCATCGATGTGGATATTTGCGCGAATGGCCAGATATTATCTTTTCACTGAGGCTCTTTTTCTTGCTTCAACCATTTTTCTTCTACGTGCTATAGATAGAGACGGAAAGCTATGGATCATCTATGGAGTTTTCATTGCTCTTGCATTATGGTCGAATTTCACAGTGTATTTGCTTATTCCGATTCATCTCTCGATTATTTTTTTAAAGAATAAAACCAGGATAAAAAACTGGATAATCGTGACTGTCGGCGCCATTGCCCTTTCCCTACCATCGATTTATTTTTTCGCTAGATCGGCGATTAGTTATGCTGAAGATTCGGTTCCATCGCTAAAAAGCGTTGTGATAGGCGTCGGTTTCACAATTTATGATTTTCTTATTGGCGAGGTAAGATATCCTTGGCAAATCTTGACCGCGCTGGCCTTGCTCTCTGCAATTTTTCTTTTTGCTATAGCCCTTAAGAGAAAAACGGCTTTAACCATACTCGTAGCTGGAGCACCACTTCTCTTGGGCGCATTGGTTCTTGCTGTGCTATTTCAAAAACTACCATTCACATATTATCCAGCGCGTGTATTGTTCCTGCTTCCTTGCGTTGCAATAGCCATGGGAATTGGGGCAGAATCTCTAAAGCCTAGGGCTGCTTTTATTACAATACTATTGTTATTCAGTGGTTATATTTGGGGTATCTTTGGGGTGCTATCCGGTAAAGACTACATAAACACAGTCTATGTTTTGCCCTGGCGCGATGTTACATCGAGATTGAAAGAAAGAGAGGTCGAATCTGCGATCTCGCGCGATTGGGGTGCTGTTCATTATTTGAGGCAAGAGATGACAGGTATCCTACTTCGAGATGGACTCGATACCGAGCTTCCCGATGGAAAAGCCGCGCACGTATGGCGTTCAGGAGCTTTCAAACTACTCGAGCTCGATTCGATGGTTCAAGAACGGCTACTATCTGAACGCGGCGCACCTATCGATAGTTTTTCCATTGTTCCCGAAAACGAAAAAATAAAATACTTGAAGAAAATAATTTTGGGATTAGATTCCCCTGATAATATAATAAGTGTTTATATATTCGATGAGAAGGAGAATCCATGTGCCTCGCATATCCCGGGAAAATAG
- a CDS encoding PD40 domain-containing protein: MKNSVILIFLCLAGILYSDSTGITPDTLGKRPGKTNILADLASPTNMTTANSVFSDFAPYVSASGKELYYSSNRQDEQEDFYLSEFRDNRWHTPVSLGSPINTTANEGSMAISADGNTIIFTACGRKDSYGSCDLYISERVVDGWSEPRNLGNNVNSKGWDGHPSISADGNCLYYSSNRYGGFGNRDIWFSAKKERGWDKAKNIGYPINNARDQASPFIHPDGKTIYFSSAGHGGLGLLDVFKSEVDSSGKWSEPLNLGPPVNTPGSDYFFSVPAKGDLIYFSSDRQGGYGGFDIYRLPLSDALRPKVVATLSGSVRDKDTKMPLFAEITVERIATGEVLATPKTNPETGEFFIVLPAGETYGISVTADGYAFSSERYDIPVEEGYQELKMDFMLSRLVVGESFEIRNIFFDFNSDSLRPESEPELKRAVKLLLDNPKLRIEIQGYADAIGSDEYNLLLSERRAFIVLKYLVDHGIETKRLRAEGYGESMPVADNVSEEGRQLNRRTEFHIIGD, from the coding sequence ATGAAAAACTCAGTTATATTGATTTTTCTATGTTTAGCTGGAATCCTTTATTCGGACTCGACCGGGATTACACCAGATACCTTGGGTAAAAGGCCGGGGAAAACTAATATTCTTGCTGATTTAGCATCGCCTACAAATATGACGACCGCGAATTCTGTTTTTTCGGATTTTGCACCCTATGTTTCGGCTTCTGGGAAGGAACTATATTACTCGAGTAACCGTCAGGATGAACAAGAGGATTTTTATCTTTCAGAATTTCGCGATAATAGGTGGCACACTCCCGTCTCACTTGGTTCACCTATTAACACTACGGCCAATGAAGGTAGTATGGCCATTTCCGCAGATGGCAACACAATAATCTTTACTGCTTGTGGTAGAAAGGATAGTTACGGGAGTTGTGACCTATATATTTCCGAGCGCGTGGTTGATGGTTGGAGTGAACCTCGCAACCTTGGCAACAATGTCAACAGTAAGGGTTGGGATGGTCATCCTTCTATTTCTGCCGATGGAAATTGTCTGTATTATTCTAGTAACCGCTACGGTGGTTTTGGCAATAGAGATATTTGGTTTTCCGCCAAAAAGGAAAGGGGTTGGGATAAAGCGAAGAACATAGGTTATCCCATCAATAATGCCCGTGATCAAGCCAGCCCTTTCATTCATCCCGATGGCAAAACCATATACTTTTCGAGTGCCGGCCACGGTGGTTTGGGGCTTTTGGACGTTTTTAAGTCAGAGGTTGATTCAAGCGGTAAATGGTCTGAACCTTTGAATCTTGGGCCGCCAGTCAACACTCCAGGTTCGGATTACTTTTTCAGTGTGCCCGCCAAAGGCGACCTTATCTATTTTTCGAGTGACAGGCAAGGTGGCTATGGCGGCTTTGATATTTACAGGCTTCCGCTTTCCGATGCCTTGCGCCCGAAGGTAGTTGCTACACTATCCGGTTCAGTGAGAGATAAAGACACCAAAATGCCCCTTTTTGCGGAAATAACCGTTGAGCGTATTGCCACCGGCGAGGTCCTTGCAACTCCAAAGACAAACCCCGAAACTGGAGAGTTCTTCATTGTTCTTCCGGCTGGGGAAACCTATGGTATTAGTGTTACAGCAGATGGTTACGCCTTCTCCAGCGAACGCTACGATATTCCAGTCGAAGAGGGCTATCAAGAACTAAAGATGGATTTCATGCTTTCTAGGCTTGTGGTCGGTGAAAGTTTCGAAATTCGCAACATTTTCTTCGATTTCAATTCAGACTCTCTAAGGCCAGAATCCGAACCGGAGCTCAAGCGAGCTGTTAAACTCCTCCTAGATAATCCAAAGCTCCGCATCGAGATACAGGGATATGCCGACGCAATCGGAAGCGACGAATATAACCTCTTACTTTCAGAAAGAAGGGCTTTTATTGTCCTTAAATACTTGGTTGATCATGGGATTGAAACCAAGCGACTTCGTGCCGAAGGATACGGCGAATCGATGCCGGTTGCGGATAACGTATCCGAGGAAGGTCGCCAGCTTAATAGACGAACTGAGTTCCACATTATAGGAGACTAA